Sequence from the Rutidosis leptorrhynchoides isolate AG116_Rl617_1_P2 chromosome 3, CSIRO_AGI_Rlap_v1, whole genome shotgun sequence genome:
GTGGGCTTCTTTCGTTAAGGGATTCTCAAGTGTTGTTGACGCAAAAAGGAAATACTTTACAAAGAAACAATCTGCAGCTCGTAAAGACGTTGAGAGGACATTTGGAATTTTGCAAGGTCGTTGGGGTATTTTAAGACAACGAGCTAGGGCATATAGTGTAAACGCAATCAAAAGAATCATGTATGCTTGCATCATATTGCACAACATGATAATTGAAGACAATGGTTTTAACATCGCTGAAAATAAATCTTACTACTTGCCTGTCAACAACCTACAGGGATCAACTTGGTACGAAAGGTGTGATGTGTATGCCGAGAAGACAAAAGAGCTGCGTGACAAAGACGAGCATGAGTATCTTCGACATACTCTAGTTTCGCATCTATGGCATAATCGCGATGACCCAGTTGTTAACGATTTGTAACTTTTTAATCGCGATAACGtattgttttttttaaaattttttaggaaatgtaatgtttttttttaggaattgtaatgttttttattttattttaatggaagttattttattttttgttaatttttataattatatttatttatgttatatttaacatcataaaaaaaataataaaaatataaactgacaTGCCTGACTGACAGAGCTCACCACTtcccactttttctgactcagcaagtcaggcctgacatgccaagtgacctcagtcaccactcccagtgctctaaGGCCTACATTTAGCATTTTCCAAAAAATAAATTATAATTCTCATAAGTTTCAATAAGTTTGTCATCTAAATACACCCTAAATCTACTTATGTTTAACTCTTTTATCTTTGAATAACATGAATTATGTGCTACAGTTTCTTGGTAATGAAAAATCTAATAAATTACTTTCTCCGTATTTGTTTGTTTAACGACAATCCAAATTCCAAAAACGAATGTGACTACTTATTTGTACTCTTAACCAAAGGTCAAGGTCAAACACGAATTCTAGATAATCATGAGTGTGGTGGTTGAATAATTAAACCCTGACCTTCCATAatggaggtcaagggttcgattcaAGCACCCACAATTATCCACTCATGACCACAAATGTTTgcctgcaatgactccgggctGGTCGCCCTTAGTTATTAGTCAAGTTGACcgtgaaaaaaaaaaaacacaagtcCGGATTCTCTTAGGCTAGAAAGGGATTGATTTGGAAGGATATTTTAGTCTAGATATCTTCCTTTCAAATTAGAAGAATTTGAAATCCCTCTCCATTCCCTTTCATTTCCTTTAAAAAAAACTAGGAACAGACCCTTATACTACCATTTCCAATCTGATTTCAAGCTTCAATTTCAGTAAAAACCTTACTCAAAATTTCACAAAACGTAACTGTAATAATTTCTATCATTTCACCAATAATCCAATTCCTAAATggtgttgtaaatttagtgtaattttgggttttaatctacacttgtaaatgggtttggaggtacggagtgtacacccattaagtgatagattacccgaacccaaaagtggttttccattatttactatcatggcttggtctacctgaaatttgactaagtgttttcagtactaagttttcttagtaagctgaaatttggctaagtgttttgtgctggttgttctgcattgctggtccttgtactggttgttctgccttgctggtccttgtgctggttgttctgcattgctggtccctgtgctggttgttctgcgcagctggtccctgtgctggttgttctgcgcagctggtccctgtgctggttgttctgcgcagctggtcctgtttgctggttcctctgcgctgctggtcctgtatgctgatttttgcgctgctggtcctgtatgctgacttttgcgctgctggtcctgtttgctgatttttgcgctgctggtccttttgcagtgctgattcttaagagacagcagtaagaaaacacttaacacaattttgagtgattacggaagaattattcttgcacccacttttgctttagtggttgaaggaataatacttgtttattataaagtgatcactcatgctttgatagttgtaaaatataatatttgtttattgtaaaagtaacaacttttactttaatgatggaagtgataatatttgtttatagaaatattcttcctgtaaccacttttgaatattatagaagatacttttattaatcaatcggccaattgattttaataaaagactctttcatgattaagggtgtatataaatatattaaccaatatgcatgagaaagagacacaagttacgaacaccaaaatattcttctgcaaaaggaattcttgtttctgccaaaacaagaatttaatctctgtcttatcccaaagtgatattcgtgtaacccaggctataagggtcgaataattactttcggaaagtgataccacgattcagtgatttatccggctatcgattattttacccaacacgaaagaatttaataaaacctccaacaatcgaaagtaattatccgttataatcgatggcggctacgatgaaacacatgacggcgaatttctccaaacttgataagtttgagggaattgattttaggagatggcaaaagaagatgcacttctttctgagcagcatgagtgtggtgtacgtactcagcacaccaattcctgaagatcatggtgatgatgccactattgaacaaattcgaaaaaggtgcaagtgggagaacgatgactacatcgctagaggtttaatcctcaatggtatggctgattccctttttgatatttacctaaatgttgaatcttctaaagaactatgggactgtttagaaaccaagtatatgtcagaggatgcttctagtaaaaagttccttgtgagtaattttaataattacaagatggtcgattctagaccggtcttggaacaatacaatgagctcattcgtatacttggtcaattcacacaacataagatgaacatggatgagtctattcaagtctcaagcataattgataaactacctccatcttggaaagaatttaaacattctttgaaacataagaaggaggagttaactcttgttgagttgggtagtcatctgcgtattgaggaatccctcaggttgcaggataatgacaagccaaagagcaacgaagttgctggtacgtctgttgtcaatatggtggaacataaaaagttcactagtaataatgacaaaaagggcaaacgtaaacatcaaggttataacaaggctaatccgaacaagaagtctaaattgacttgttggaagtgtggtaaaactggacacatgaaaaaggattgcaaggttatttttggtaataataatgccaaaggatctagcacaagcggttcgggaaatggtttaaacaaccacaactcgaaaggtcagaatatatttaataattcaaatgagaattattatgtttcatatatatctgaggcttattttgtgcaggatgatgacgtcgcgtggtgggttgactcgggagccaccacccatgtatgcaaggatagattttggttcaagacttacgagtccgtgactgatggatcaattcttcatatgggaaatgagtcaacagcctctgttcatggacgtggaagtgtggatttgtgttttagttctggaaaaactatttgtttgtttgatgttttgcatgtaccacaaataagaaaaaatttggtttccagtagtgtgttaaattgttgtggttataaacaagtgattgaatctgataagtttgttttgtcaaaacatggtatgtttgttggttttggttatttatgcaatagaatgtttagacttaacattaatcacttgaatgttaattttgcttttatatctacttctagcataaataattctacactttggcatgctagactaggacatgtacactttaaaagaatgcaagatatgtctaaagatggattaataccggcctttgacatgaacaatgaaaagtgtaaaacgtgtatgttaacaaagatcactaagaaaccatttcaaaatgtacatcgtgatactgaaattttggaattaatacatagtgatttatgtgatttgcatgctactcctactttagggaacaagaaatattttgtgacttttattgatgatgcttctagattttgctatgtttatttgttacatactaaggatgaagcattagataaatttaaaatatttaaaactgaagtagaattacaacaaaaggctttgattaaaagacttagaacggataggggaggtgaatacattgaccaatcgtatttccaatccgttggtattatccatgagaccacagctccttatactccacaacaaaatggtatatctgaaaggaagaatagggtccttaaggaaatggttaattccatgttatcctattcgggtttaagtgaaggattttggggagaagctatgttaacagcttgttatttgcttaatagagttcctaacaaaagaaacaagattacaccttatgaactttggaataaaaggaaacctaacttgaattatcttcgggtatggggttgtagggcggttgtaagactacctgatcccaagaagaaaagtttaggtgaaagaggtatagattgcatatttgttggatatgttgaacattccaaggcatataggttctatgtaatagagcctaatgagtttgtctcaatcaattctgtgattgattcaagggatgcaatctttgatgaaaatcgattttcatctatacctagaccaaaagATATGAtaccaagtaacaatggaatcaataaagattgtaatgatgaagtctctgaaaaggctgttgatcagtcacttgagcttcggaaaagcaaaagaaaaaggaaacctaaatcatttggaccagattttcaactatacttagttgaaggttctagggaaGATGTgtctacccaatattcgtattgtttcaatgttgatgatgatcctaaaacatatgatgaagcaatgaggtctcaggatgttgcattctggaaagaggcaattaatgatgagatggattctatcatgggcaataacacttgggtgttagctgatctacctcctggttgcaaacctttgggttgcaaatggatcttcaaaaagaagatgaaggtggatggaactattgaaaaattcaaggcaaggttagtcattcaaggctttagacaaaagtctggaattgactattttgatacttatgctcccgtggcacgtatcactaccattagattgctgattgctttggctacgattcacaatctagttattcaccagatggatgtgaagacagcattcttgaatggtgaattggatgaggaggtttatatgaaccaacctcagggctttgtcatgccaggaaatgaaggcaaggtgtgcaaacttgtgaaatccttatatggtttgaaacaagcacctaagcaatggcatc
This genomic interval carries:
- the LOC139902590 gene encoding uncharacterized protein, which produces MLEAVASYDNWIWHAYFGMAGSNNDLNVLNASPLFDSLLTDTAPQVPYEIGDVDFDRGYYLADGIYPSWASFVKGFSSVVDAKRKYFTKKQSAARKDVERTFGILQGRWGILRQRARAYSVNAIKRIMYACIILHNMIIEDNGFNIAENKSYYLPVNNLQGSTWYERCDVYAEKTKELRDKDEHEYLRHTLVSHLWHNRDDPVVNDL